In Macaca nemestrina isolate mMacNem1 chromosome 9, mMacNem.hap1, whole genome shotgun sequence, a single genomic region encodes these proteins:
- the ITPRI gene encoding LOW QUALITY PROTEIN: inositol 1,4,5-trisphosphate receptor-interacting protein (The sequence of the model RefSeq protein was modified relative to this genomic sequence to represent the inferred CDS: deleted 2 bases in 1 codon), with product MLKGRDIEGVTFTASTMAMGLFRVCLVVVTAIINHPLLFPRENTTVPENEEEIIRKMQAHQEKLQLEQLRLEEEVARLAAEKEALEQVAEEGRQQNETRVAWDLWSTLCMILFLMIEVWRQDHQEGPSPECLGGEEDELPGLGGTPLQGLTLPNKATLGHFYERCIRGATADAARTREFLEGFVDDLLEALRSLCNRDTDMEVEDFIGVDSMYENWQVDRPLLCHLFVPFTPPEPYRFHPELWCSGRSVPLDRQGYGQIKVVRTDGDTLSCICGKTKLGEDMLCLLHGRNSMAPPCGDMENLLCATDSLYLDTMQVMKWFQTALTRAWHGIAHKYEFDLAFGQLDSPGSLKIKFRSGKFMPFNLIPVIQCDDSDLYFVSHLPREPSEGTPASSTDWLLSFAVYERHFLRMTLKALPEGACHLSCLQIASFLLSKQSRLTGPSGLSSYHLKTALLHLLLLRQAADWKAGQLDARLHELLCFLEKSLLEKKLHHFFIGNRKVPEAMGLPEAVLRAEPLNLFRPFVLQRSLYRKTLDSFYEMLKNAPALISEYSLHVPSDRQPTPKS from the exons ATGTTGAAGGGAAGAGACATAGAAGGTGTAACGTTCACAG CTTCAACCATGGCCATGGGGCTGTTCCGCGTGTGTCTGGTGGTGGTGACGGCCATCATCAACCATCCGCTGCTGTTCCCGCGGGAGAACACCACGGTCCCTGAGAACGAGGAGGAGATCATCCGCAAGATGCAGGCGCACCAGGAGAAGCTGCAGCTGGAGCAGCTGcgcctggaggaggaggtggctCGGCTGGCAGCCGAGAAGGAGGCACTGGAACAGGTGGCGGAGGAGGGCAGGCAGCAGAATGAGACACGTGTGGCATGGGACCTCTGGAGCACCCTCTGCATGATCCTCTTCCTGATGATCGAGGTGTGGCGCCAGGACCACCAGGAGGGGCCCTCACCTGAGTGCCTGGGTGGTGAGGAGGATGAGCTGCCTGGGCTGGGGGGCACCCCCTTGCAGGGCCTCACCCTGCCCAACAAGGCCACGCTTGGCCACTTTTATGAGCGCTGCATCCGGGGGGCCACGGCCGATGCAGCCCGTACCCGGGAGTTCCTGGAAGGCTTCGTAGATGACTTGCTGGAAGCCCTGAGGAGCCTCTGCAACCGGGACACTGACATGGAGGTGGAGGACTTCATTGGCGTGGACAGCATGTATGAGAACTGGCAGGTGGACAGGCCGCTGCTGTGCCACCTTTTTGTGCCCTTCACACCCCCCGAGCCCTACCGCTTCCACCCAGAGCTCTGGTGCTCCGGCCGCTCAGTGCCCCTGGATCGCCAGGGCTACGGCCAGATCAAGGTGGTCCGCACTGACGGGGACACACTGAGCTGCATCTGTGGCAAGACCAAGCTTGGGGAAGACATGCTGTGTCTCCTGCACGGCAGGAACAGCATGGCACCTCCCTGCGGCGACATGGAGAACCTGCTGTGTGCCACAGATTCCCTGTACCTGGACACGATGCAAGTCATGAAGTGGTTCCAGACGGCCCTCACCAGAGCCTGGCACGGCATCGCCCACAAGTACGAGTTCGACCTGGCCTTTGGCCAGCTGGACAGCCCGGGGTCCCTGAAGATCAAGTTCCGTTCAGGAAAGTTCATGCCCTTCAACCTGATTCCTGTGATCCAGTGTGATGACTCGGACCTGTACTTTGTCTCCCACCTTCCCAGGGAGCCCTCTGAGGGCACCCCAGCCTCCAGCACAGACTGGCTCCTGTCCTTTGCTGTCTACGAGCGACACTTCCTCAGGATGACACTGAAGGCGCTGCCCGAGGGCGCCTGCCACCTCAGCTGCCTGCAGATAGCCTCCTTCCTGCTTTCCAAGCAGAGCCGCCTGACCGGCCCCAGCGGGCTCAGCAGCTACCACCTGAAGACGGCCCTGCTGCACCTCCTACTCCTCCGGCAGGCAGCGGACTGGAAGGCAGGGCAGCTGGACGCTCGTCTGCATGAGTTGCTCTGCTTCCTGGAGAAGAGCTTGCTGGAGAAGAAACTCCACCACTTCTTCATCGGCAACCGCAAGGTGCCTGAGGCCATGGGACTCCCAGAGGCCGTGCTCAGGGCCGAGCCCCTCAACCTCTTCCGGCCCTTCGTCCTGCAACGAAGTCTTTACCGTAAGACACTGGACTCCTTCTATGAGATGCTCAAGAATGCCCCAGCACTCATTAGCGAGTATTCCCTACATGTCCCCTCAGAC CGCCAGCCTACCCCAAAAAGCTGA